In a genomic window of Cytophagia bacterium CHB2:
- a CDS encoding zinc metallopeptidase, protein MTMPFMFSTMDLILLVPAMLFALWAQWKVKSTYNKFSQVRSRYGRSGAEVAASLLNRNGVGGVSIGRSEGMLSDYYDPTKKEVRLSEHNYDGDSIAALSVAAHEVGHAIQHKAAYGPLGFRTSLFPVANIGSMLAMPLAIAGLFMGMPFLLNIGIVLFAGAVLFQLVTLPVEFDASRRALVQLQNGGYLAADEIAMAKKVLTAAALTYVAAAAVAVLNLVRLLLLRQSNE, encoded by the coding sequence ATGACCATGCCGTTCATGTTTTCAACGATGGATCTGATTTTGTTGGTGCCGGCCATGCTGTTCGCCTTGTGGGCGCAATGGAAGGTCAAAAGCACGTACAACAAATTCAGCCAGGTGCGCTCGCGTTACGGCCGCAGCGGCGCGGAAGTGGCGGCTTCGCTGCTCAATCGCAACGGGGTCGGCGGCGTGAGTATCGGACGTTCGGAAGGCATGCTGTCGGACTACTATGATCCCACCAAGAAGGAAGTCCGCCTCTCCGAGCATAATTACGACGGCGATTCGATTGCCGCCTTGAGCGTGGCGGCGCACGAAGTCGGGCACGCGATTCAGCATAAAGCCGCTTACGGCCCGCTGGGCTTCCGCACCAGCTTGTTCCCGGTGGCCAACATCGGCTCGATGCTCGCCATGCCGCTGGCCATTGCCGGTTTGTTCATGGGCATGCCGTTTCTGCTCAATATCGGTATCGTGTTGTTCGCCGGTGCGGTGTTGTTCCAGCTCGTGACGTTGCCGGTGGAATTTGACGCGAGCCGGCGCGCGCTGGTGCAACTGCAAAACGGTGGCTATCTCGCCGCGGATGAAATCGCCATGGCCAAAAAGGTTTTGACCGCCGCGGCCTTGACCTATGTTGCCGCGGCCGCGGTGGCCGTGCTCAATCTCGTCCGGTTGTTGCTGCTGCGCCAAAGCAACGAATGA
- a CDS encoding ATP-binding protein, protein MKKQLFFVETVEGPPFVIKIRFESNAPMPDLVARLSTYLEMTLSQDKAHYVIDMENIPFPSVKLIALLVAAAQRARLRNGELKLEKISDTARNKLNAFTAWSYLVDPPDTAALPVAIASAIPAVAHEEGSANPLAEIAEPPLLLDLDNDLYPATDIKNFGDLTALNLAEAQSFTLRVESSVSKLYQLCDFVIEHAKLAGMNAREIGKIRIAVYEACLNVIEHAYHSNPENWIDLTVQYNSERFLIVIRDTGLSFQMKPQTDYDVQDAVAKRRTGGFGMHIIRRSVDHLEYHPDRVNGNRLIMLKNLH, encoded by the coding sequence ATGAAGAAGCAACTTTTCTTTGTCGAAACGGTGGAAGGCCCGCCGTTCGTCATCAAAATTCGCTTTGAAAGCAATGCGCCCATGCCGGACCTGGTGGCGCGCTTGAGCACGTATCTGGAGATGACGTTGAGCCAGGATAAGGCGCATTACGTCATCGACATGGAAAATATTCCGTTTCCTTCCGTCAAGTTGATCGCATTGCTGGTCGCCGCGGCGCAGCGCGCGCGTCTGCGCAATGGCGAGCTTAAGCTCGAAAAAATTTCTGACACTGCCAGGAATAAGTTGAACGCGTTCACCGCCTGGAGTTATCTGGTCGATCCGCCGGACACGGCCGCGCTTCCCGTCGCGATTGCCTCGGCCATTCCCGCTGTCGCGCATGAGGAAGGAAGCGCCAACCCTCTCGCTGAAATCGCGGAACCGCCGTTATTGCTCGATCTTGACAACGATTTGTACCCGGCAACCGATATCAAAAATTTTGGCGATCTCACCGCGCTGAATCTGGCGGAGGCGCAATCGTTCACGCTGCGCGTGGAGAGCAGCGTTTCCAAACTTTACCAGTTGTGTGATTTTGTCATCGAACACGCCAAACTGGCGGGCATGAACGCGCGTGAAATCGGCAAGATTCGCATTGCGGTTTATGAAGCCTGCTTGAATGTAATCGAACATGCCTATCATTCCAACCCCGAAAATTGGATCGATCTCACGGTGCAATACAACTCTGAGCGCTTCCTCATCGTCATACGTGATACCGGTTTGAGCTTTCAGATGAAACCGCAAACCGATTATGACGTACAGGATGCCGTTGCCAAACGCCGCACCGGCGGTTTCGGCATGCACATTATCCGCCGTTCTGTCGATCATTTGGAATATCATCCGGATCGCGTAAACGGCAATCGCTTGATCATGTTAAAAAATTTGCATTAA